From one Bombina bombina isolate aBomBom1 unplaced genomic scaffold, aBomBom1.pri scaffold_682, whole genome shotgun sequence genomic stretch:
- the LOC128643782 gene encoding tudor domain-containing protein 5-like, with amino-acid sequence MPYLEPIPTSTDIWDETWQFTNTAVSLSDVSKPSNALTVHQQEEKPIQEPCKVDLHSGDAGQLPRPLEEFYISLIKSRESQEKGEMQPSTSTANPSVLEDVCPHPLTKHQENICTSEILVTQKPCNEVAASAVCGEQTYYQQSSYMSHPLLGFQKHHISKISATMALGPAAR; translated from the exons ATGCCCTACTTAGAGCCAATACCCACAAGCACAGACATATGGGATGAAACGTGGCAATTTACAAATACAgctgtttctttaagtgatgtctCTAAACCATCTAATGCCCTTACAGTGCACCAGCAGGAAGAAAAACCTATTCAAGAG CCCTGCAAAGTTGATTTACATTCTGGTGATGCTGGTCAGCTCCCTCGTCCATTGGAGGAATTTTACATCTCTCTCATCAAATCCAGAGAATCGCAAGAAAAGGGGGAAATGCAGCCATCTACTTCAACAGCAAACCCTTCTGTGTTAGAAGATGTCTGCCCACATCCGCTTACAAAACATCAGG AAAATATCTGTACATCAGAAATTCTTGTTACACAAAAACCGTGTAATGAAGTCGCTGCTAGCGCTGTATGTGGGGAACAAACCTATTACCAGCAGTCAAGTTACATGTCTCACCCACTTCTTGGATTTCAGAAACATCATATCTCTAAGATTTCAGCCACCATGGCACTGGGACCTGCTGCTCGTTAG